One part of the Lotus japonicus ecotype B-129 chromosome 2, LjGifu_v1.2 genome encodes these proteins:
- the LOC130737439 gene encoding cytochrome P450 71D11-like isoform X2, with product MDSQQILDLLPLVSFFLFILVALKMGMNLKKPISTQKLPPGPWKLPIIGNLPHLVMSPPHRKLRDLAKIYGPLMHLQLGEIFTIVVSSPEYAREVMKTHDVIFASRPQILSAKIISYDSTTITFAPYGNYWRQLRKICTLELLTPKRVNSFQPIREEELNNLIKKVSSEEGSDSAINLTKAVLSSVYAITSRAAFGKKCKDQEEFISLVKEVVIVAAGFSIGDLFPSAKWLQHVSGLRPKLERLHRQIDQILENIVNEHKEAKSRAKEGPDEEEEDLVDVLLKFQHGSSNQDICLTNDNIKAVILNIFGAGGETTATTIDWAMAEMARDPRVMKKAQVEVREVFNMKGRVDENCINELKYLKSVVKETLRLHPPAPLLLPRECGQACEIQGYHIPAKSKVIVNAWAIGRDPRYWSEPERFYPERFIDSSIDYKGGNFEYIPFGAGRRICPGTTFGLINVEVALASLLYHFDWNLPNGMKCEELDMTEQFGATIRRKDDLFLIPIAATPITES from the exons ATGGATTCACAACAAATACTTGACTTATTACCCCTCGTCTCTTTTTTCCTCTTCATCCTTGTGGCATTGAAAATGGGGATGAATCTGAAGAAACCAATCTCAACACAAAAACTACCTCCAGGTCCATGGAAGCTACCTATTATAGGAAATTTACCACACCTTGTTATGTCTCCACCACATAGAAAATTAAGAGACTTAGCCAAAATCTATGGACCATTGATGCATCTACAACTTGGAGAGATCTTCACAATTGTTGTTTCCTCACCAGAGTATGCCAGGGAGGTGATGAAAACCCATGATGTCATCTTTGCATCAAGGCCTCAGATTCTGTCTGCAAAGATAATTTCTTATGATTccacaaccataacttttgcaccTTATGGAAATTATTGGAGACAGCTACGGAAAATTTGCACATTGGAGCTTTTGACCCCAAAACGTGTCAATTCATTCCAACCAATAAGAGAAGAAGAGCTCAACAATCTCATCAAGAAGGTTTCTTCAGAGGAAGGATCAGATTCAGCCATCAATCTCACCAAAGCAGTGCTTTCATCGGTGTACGCGATCACTTCAAGGGCTGCATTTGGCAAGAAATGCAAAGACCAAGAAGAATTCATATCACTGGTGAAAGAAGTAGTGATTGTTGCAGCAGGTTTTTCCATAGGGGATTTGTTTCCTTCTGCGAAATGGCTTCAACATGTTTCTGGATTGAGGCCTAAGCTTGAGAGGTTGCACAGACAAATTGATCAGATATTGGAAAACATTGTCAATGAACATAAAGAAGCAAAGTCAAGAGCCAAAGAAGGAccagatgaagaagaggaagatctgGTGGATGTTCTCCTAAAATTTCAGCATGGTAGCAGCAACCAAGATATTTGCTTAACTAATGACAATATCAAGGCTGTAATCCTG AATATATTTGGTGCTGGTGGTGAGACAACAGCAACTACCATAGATTGGGCAATGGCAGAGATGGCAAGGGACCCAAGAGTAATGAAGAAAGCACAAGTTGAGGTGAGAGAGGTATTCAATATGAAAGGAAGGGTGGATGAAAATTGCATTAATGAACTCAAATATTTGAAATCAGTTGTCAAAGAGACCTTAAGATTACACCCTCCAGCTCCACTTTTACTTCCAAGAGAATGTGGACAAGCATGTGAGATTCAAGGGTATCATATACCAGCAAAAAGTAAGGTCATTGTCAATGCTTGGGCCATTGGAAGAGATCCAAGATACTGGAGTGAACCAGAAAGATTTTATCCAGAGAGATTCATTGATAGCTCTATTGACTACAAAGGGGGTAATTTTGAGTACATTCCATTTGGTGCTGGAAGAAGAATATGCCCTGGAACCACATTTGGTTTAATCAATGTTGAGGTGGCTCTTGCATCTTTGTTGTATCACTTTGATTGGAACCTGCCCAATGGAATGAAATGTGAGGAGTTGGACATGACTGAGCAATTTGGAGCCACcattagaagaaaagatgaCTTGTTCTTGATTCCCATTGCTGCTACTCCTATCACA GAGAGCTAA
- the LOC130737440 gene encoding splicing factor U2af small subunit B yields MAEHLASIFGTEKDRVNCPFYFKIGACRHGDRCSRLHNRPSISPTLLLANMYQRPDMITPGVDPQGQPIDPREIQQHFEDFYEDIFLELSKFGEIETLNVCDNLADHMIGNVYVQFREEDEAAKALAALHGRFYSGRPIIAEFSPVTDFREATCRQYEENSCNRGGYCNFMHVKLIGRDLRRKLFSSHSFRIRSRSPVRRSRSRSPPRRRGSMDRERRHRDRDYDSRGRRSSDRRSSDRDGGGRRRHGGSPAREGSEERRARIEQWNREREGKLE; encoded by the exons ATGGCGGAGCACCTGGCATCAATATTCGGCACCGAGAAGGACCGCGTTAACTGCCCCTTCTACTTCAAGATCGGCGCCTGCAGACACGGCGACCGCTGCTCTCGCCTCCACAACCGCCCCAGCATCTCCCCCACCCTCCTCCTCGCCAACATGTACCAGAGACCCGACATGATCACCCCCGGCGTCGACCCACAG GGCCAGCCTATCGATCCGCGCGAGATTCAGCAGCACTTTGAGGATTTCTATGAGGATATCTTCCTCGAGCTTTCGAAATTCGGCGAGATTGAGACGCTCAATGTCTGTGATAACCTTGCCGATCACATGATCGGCAATGTTTATGTGCAGTTCCGGGAGGAGGATGAGGCTGCCAAGGCGCTTGCCGCGCTGCACGGGAGATTTTACTCCGGGCGGCCGATCATTGCTGAATTCTCGCCTGTTACTGATTTCCGTGAGGCGACTTGTAGGCAGTATGAGGAGAATAGCTGTAACCGCGGTGGTTACTGCAACTTCATGCATGTTAAGCTGATAGGTAGGGACCTGCGGAGGAAGCTTTTTTCATCGCACTCTTTCAGGATTAGGAGCAGGAGTCCGGTTCGTCGGAGCAGGAGCAGGAGTCCGCCCCGACGCAGAGGGAGTATGGATCGCGAGAGGCGTCATAGGGACAGGGATTATGATTCTCGAGGGAGGAGGAGCAGTGATAGGAGAAGCAGTGATAGGGATGGTGGGGGAAGGAGGAGGCATGGTGGGAGTCCGGCGAGGGAAGGGAGCGAAGAACGGCGAGCCAGGATCGAGCAATGGAATCGAGAAAGGGAAGGGAAGCTGGAGTGA
- the LOC130737439 gene encoding cytochrome P450 71D11-like isoform X1, with protein MDSQQILDLLPLVSFFLFILVALKMGMNLKKPISTQKLPPGPWKLPIIGNLPHLVMSPPHRKLRDLAKIYGPLMHLQLGEIFTIVVSSPEYAREVMKTHDVIFASRPQILSAKIISYDSTTITFAPYGNYWRQLRKICTLELLTPKRVNSFQPIREEELNNLIKKVSSEEGSDSAINLTKAVLSSVYAITSRAAFGKKCKDQEEFISLVKEVVIVAAGFSIGDLFPSAKWLQHVSGLRPKLERLHRQIDQILENIVNEHKEAKSRAKEGPDEEEEDLVDVLLKFQHGSSNQDICLTNDNIKAVILNIFGAGGETTATTIDWAMAEMARDPRVMKKAQVEVREVFNMKGRVDENCINELKYLKSVVKETLRLHPPAPLLLPRECGQACEIQGYHIPAKSKVIVNAWAIGRDPRYWSEPERFYPERFIDSSIDYKGGNFEYIPFGAGRRICPGTTFGLINVEVALASLLYHFDWNLPNGMKCEELDMTEQFGATIRRKDDLFLIPIAATPITVRELRTS; from the exons ATGGATTCACAACAAATACTTGACTTATTACCCCTCGTCTCTTTTTTCCTCTTCATCCTTGTGGCATTGAAAATGGGGATGAATCTGAAGAAACCAATCTCAACACAAAAACTACCTCCAGGTCCATGGAAGCTACCTATTATAGGAAATTTACCACACCTTGTTATGTCTCCACCACATAGAAAATTAAGAGACTTAGCCAAAATCTATGGACCATTGATGCATCTACAACTTGGAGAGATCTTCACAATTGTTGTTTCCTCACCAGAGTATGCCAGGGAGGTGATGAAAACCCATGATGTCATCTTTGCATCAAGGCCTCAGATTCTGTCTGCAAAGATAATTTCTTATGATTccacaaccataacttttgcaccTTATGGAAATTATTGGAGACAGCTACGGAAAATTTGCACATTGGAGCTTTTGACCCCAAAACGTGTCAATTCATTCCAACCAATAAGAGAAGAAGAGCTCAACAATCTCATCAAGAAGGTTTCTTCAGAGGAAGGATCAGATTCAGCCATCAATCTCACCAAAGCAGTGCTTTCATCGGTGTACGCGATCACTTCAAGGGCTGCATTTGGCAAGAAATGCAAAGACCAAGAAGAATTCATATCACTGGTGAAAGAAGTAGTGATTGTTGCAGCAGGTTTTTCCATAGGGGATTTGTTTCCTTCTGCGAAATGGCTTCAACATGTTTCTGGATTGAGGCCTAAGCTTGAGAGGTTGCACAGACAAATTGATCAGATATTGGAAAACATTGTCAATGAACATAAAGAAGCAAAGTCAAGAGCCAAAGAAGGAccagatgaagaagaggaagatctgGTGGATGTTCTCCTAAAATTTCAGCATGGTAGCAGCAACCAAGATATTTGCTTAACTAATGACAATATCAAGGCTGTAATCCTG AATATATTTGGTGCTGGTGGTGAGACAACAGCAACTACCATAGATTGGGCAATGGCAGAGATGGCAAGGGACCCAAGAGTAATGAAGAAAGCACAAGTTGAGGTGAGAGAGGTATTCAATATGAAAGGAAGGGTGGATGAAAATTGCATTAATGAACTCAAATATTTGAAATCAGTTGTCAAAGAGACCTTAAGATTACACCCTCCAGCTCCACTTTTACTTCCAAGAGAATGTGGACAAGCATGTGAGATTCAAGGGTATCATATACCAGCAAAAAGTAAGGTCATTGTCAATGCTTGGGCCATTGGAAGAGATCCAAGATACTGGAGTGAACCAGAAAGATTTTATCCAGAGAGATTCATTGATAGCTCTATTGACTACAAAGGGGGTAATTTTGAGTACATTCCATTTGGTGCTGGAAGAAGAATATGCCCTGGAACCACATTTGGTTTAATCAATGTTGAGGTGGCTCTTGCATCTTTGTTGTATCACTTTGATTGGAACCTGCCCAATGGAATGAAATGTGAGGAGTTGGACATGACTGAGCAATTTGGAGCCACcattagaagaaaagatgaCTTGTTCTTGATTCCCATTGCTGCTACTCCTATCACAGTAA GAGAGCTAAGGACTTCCTAA